From Pseudarthrobacter equi, a single genomic window includes:
- a CDS encoding DUF3710 domain-containing protein encodes MAFGFGRKAKTEQPDAPDGLLADDAPADGDAEAVDQRANGPLDESEISSRDGYVDLGALLITPSEGLQLRLEVEEATQRVVAVTLDLNGSSLQLQAFAAPKTEELWEEIRTQIGQSVGAQGGQVEDIEGPFGTELVAKLPAGLPDGSQGFRVARFIGVDGPRWFLRGVLGGPAALERDAAEPLEELFRKVVVVRGDSPMPPRDLLQLRLPKDATTTPPPGAPNLQEPERGPEITQIG; translated from the coding sequence ATGGCCTTTGGGTTCGGCAGGAAAGCCAAGACGGAGCAACCGGACGCACCGGACGGGTTGCTCGCTGACGATGCGCCCGCAGACGGCGATGCGGAGGCAGTCGACCAGCGAGCCAACGGCCCCTTGGATGAGTCTGAAATCAGCAGCCGCGACGGTTATGTGGATCTCGGCGCCCTGCTGATCACCCCCAGTGAGGGCCTCCAGCTCCGCCTCGAGGTTGAGGAAGCCACCCAGCGGGTCGTGGCAGTCACCCTGGACCTCAATGGATCCAGCCTGCAGCTGCAGGCCTTTGCCGCACCCAAGACCGAAGAGCTCTGGGAAGAAATCCGCACCCAGATCGGCCAGTCGGTCGGTGCGCAGGGCGGGCAGGTGGAGGACATCGAAGGACCCTTCGGAACAGAACTCGTGGCCAAGCTTCCTGCCGGGCTCCCCGACGGCAGCCAGGGATTCCGCGTGGCGCGCTTCATCGGCGTCGACGGACCCCGCTGGTTCCTTCGTGGCGTGCTCGGCGGACCTGCTGCGCTTGAACGTGACGCGGCCGAACCGCTCGAAGAACTGTTCCGGAAGGTGGTTGTGGTCCGCGGGGACAGCCCCATGCCCCCACGCGACCTCCTCCAGCTGCGCCTCCCCAAGGACGCAACCACCACACCGCCTCCGGGCGCTCCCAACCTCCAGGAGCCGGAACGCGGCCCCGAAATCACCCAGATTGGCTGA
- a CDS encoding DUF3159 domain-containing protein: protein MTAHQPDPSPGAAHPDTTGNSGANGAEGGQSRATRDQAGNFPADYTRDNGPRDGGESSPMAGLAADYAAKAGLHRTDDGRVDVLKSAGGVQGIAESILPGLVFLIAFTVTQDLTPSLVAALASAAVFTVARLVQRRPLTQALAGVVGVGISAWLANTTGKAEDFYLPGFFTNGAYIIAMVISIFVKWPVAGLLFGFIRNEGLDWRKDPARVRAYQLGTWIIVGVLALRLLVQVPLYLMGPDGLAALATTRLIMGAPLYILGVWIAWLVTRPAAAADAAGSETPAKD from the coding sequence ATGACCGCGCACCAGCCAGACCCGTCGCCCGGCGCGGCCCACCCTGACACCACCGGAAACTCCGGAGCTAACGGCGCGGAGGGCGGTCAGTCCCGCGCCACCAGGGACCAGGCCGGCAACTTCCCGGCCGACTACACCCGGGACAACGGCCCACGGGACGGCGGGGAGTCCTCGCCAATGGCAGGCTTGGCCGCCGACTACGCGGCCAAGGCTGGACTGCACAGGACCGACGACGGGCGCGTTGACGTCCTGAAGAGCGCGGGCGGGGTCCAGGGCATTGCCGAGAGCATCCTGCCCGGGCTGGTGTTCCTCATTGCCTTCACCGTGACCCAGGACCTCACCCCGTCGCTGGTGGCGGCGCTGGCCTCCGCGGCGGTGTTCACTGTGGCGCGGCTCGTGCAGCGGCGGCCGCTGACCCAGGCACTCGCCGGCGTTGTCGGCGTCGGCATTTCCGCGTGGCTTGCAAACACCACAGGTAAGGCCGAGGATTTCTACCTTCCCGGGTTCTTTACCAACGGGGCGTACATCATTGCGATGGTGATCTCGATCTTCGTGAAATGGCCGGTTGCTGGGCTGCTGTTCGGTTTTATCCGCAATGAAGGGCTGGACTGGCGCAAGGATCCGGCCCGCGTTCGTGCCTACCAGCTGGGCACTTGGATCATTGTCGGCGTCCTGGCACTGCGGCTCCTGGTGCAGGTCCCGCTCTACCTGATGGGACCGGACGGGCTCGCAGCCCTGGCGACCACGCGCCTGATCATGGGCGCCCCGCTGTACATCCTCGGCGTCTGGATCGCTTGGCTGGTCACCCGGCCCGCTGCCGCCGCGGATGCAGCAGGCAGCGAGACGCCCGCGAAAGACTAG
- a CDS encoding DUF3093 domain-containing protein: protein MPETSSPAPTPSPSTGSSATYREKLWPNVWIWIIAAGISAAGILVFAPISMFAGITAAVVLFVIIAVLLILSTPTLLVTGETFTVGRATIERKFVGAVEHFSGGEATAERGTRLNGLAYLCIRGWIDPVVKVEITDPADKTPYWLTSTRHPEELAAALTRH, encoded by the coding sequence ATGCCCGAAACAAGCTCCCCTGCCCCCACGCCCAGCCCGTCTACAGGGTCTTCGGCCACTTATAGGGAGAAGCTCTGGCCCAACGTGTGGATCTGGATCATCGCAGCTGGGATCTCGGCAGCCGGGATCCTGGTGTTTGCACCGATCAGCATGTTCGCCGGCATCACTGCGGCAGTGGTCCTTTTCGTCATCATTGCGGTACTCCTGATCTTGTCGACACCCACCCTCCTGGTCACCGGGGAAACCTTCACCGTCGGCCGCGCCACCATCGAACGCAAGTTCGTCGGCGCCGTCGAACACTTCAGCGGCGGGGAAGCAACGGCGGAACGGGGCACCAGGCTCAACGGCCTGGCCTACCTCTGCATCCGCGGGTGGATCGACCCCGTAGTCAAGGTGGAGATCACCGATCCTGCCGACAAGACGCCCTATTGGCTGACCTCGACGCGGCACCCGGAAGAACTCGCGGCGGCCCTCACCCGCCACTGA
- the dut gene encoding dUTP diphosphatase — protein MTDQPATANTVFDEAPELSASAPTLQVQLKMLDPDLEAPSYAHPGDAGADLRARQDVTLQPGERRLVPTGVAIALPEGFVALIHPRSGLATKHGLTIVNAPGTVDAGYRGEISVTLLNTDVSQAIELRRGDRIAQMVIQRVEYAQFVPVTELSGSVRGTGGFGSTGGFNQPGA, from the coding sequence GTGACTGATCAACCCGCCACAGCAAATACCGTTTTCGACGAAGCGCCGGAACTTTCGGCCTCCGCTCCCACCCTGCAGGTCCAGCTGAAGATGCTGGATCCGGACCTGGAAGCGCCCTCCTACGCCCATCCCGGCGACGCCGGCGCGGACCTCCGCGCGCGGCAGGACGTTACCCTGCAGCCCGGTGAGCGTCGGCTCGTCCCCACCGGGGTGGCCATTGCCCTTCCCGAGGGATTCGTCGCCCTGATCCACCCCCGTTCCGGCCTCGCAACCAAGCACGGCCTCACCATCGTCAACGCCCCGGGAACGGTCGACGCCGGCTACCGCGGCGAGATTTCGGTCACCCTCCTGAACACTGATGTGAGCCAGGCCATCGAGCTGCGGCGCGGCGATAGAATTGCCCAGATGGTCATCCAGCGCGTCGAGTATGCACAGTTCGTTCCAGTCACGGAATTGAGCGGGTCCGTGCGCGGCACCGGGGGCTTCGGCTCCACCGGCGGGTTCAATCAGCCCGGAGCCTGA
- a CDS encoding single stranded DNA-binding domain-containing protein gives MGGGSPASHGRAPVPLDQLPDKGRVLCQGRIESVTYVPADRTAAFSAIVSDSGALRPGSGRASAARARLRVVWLGRRRVPGIEAGTELKLEGMLSRSEGMPTIFNPRYEILSHQENE, from the coding sequence ATGGGTGGGGGATCACCGGCGTCGCACGGCAGGGCTCCGGTTCCCCTGGACCAACTGCCGGACAAGGGGCGCGTTCTGTGCCAGGGCCGCATCGAGTCCGTCACCTATGTTCCAGCCGACCGGACGGCGGCCTTCAGCGCTATTGTCTCCGACTCCGGCGCCCTCCGTCCGGGATCCGGCCGTGCCAGCGCGGCAAGGGCGCGCCTCAGGGTCGTGTGGCTGGGCCGGCGCCGCGTTCCCGGCATTGAAGCCGGGACCGAACTCAAGCTCGAGGGCATGCTGTCCAGGAGCGAGGGGATGCCCACCATCTTCAACCCGCGCTACGAAATACTTTCCCACCAGGAGAACGAATGA